The DNA window AAGTTCTCGCTGGTTTTGTATTTACTCTAGTAGCATTTTCGCCATGTGCAAAATCAATCACGCTTGAGGAAGCGCTTCGTGAAGCGCTGGCCAGTCACCCCTTACTTGCTGTGGGATCGAATCGCATTGAGTCGGCGATGGGGAAGTTGCAGCAGGCCGGAGTACGGCCCAACCCACTGTTGATCTACCAGAGCGAAGACTTTCGCACCTGGGGCACGCCAGGGCATCGCTTCTGGCAGGATGCCGATCATTTCTTCTATCTGCAACAGACCTTCGAGACCGCCTCGAAGCGGGCTCGCAGGCAAGATCTTGCGCTTGCCAATCAACACCGTGCGGAAACAGAACTCACTCTCCAGAAGCAAGTGATTGCGACGAAGGTGCGGGCGGCGTACTGGGATGCTGTGGGGGCGCGGCAACGCGAGTTGATGTACCAGGCGGCGATTGCGGGCTTTGATGAGATTACCGAATTCCACCGGAACCAGGTGCGCGAAGGCGCGATGGCCGAGGCTGACTTGCTGCGGGTGCAACTGGAAGAGCAGAAGCTTCTTCTTCTGGCAAACGGAGCGACGATCGACACGCAGCGGCAACTGATTCGTTTGCAGCGGGAAATGGGACGTGGTGAGATTTCCTTGATCACTCTCGATACGCCGATTGAAACCGGTGTCCGTGGCGTGGAGCAGATGACTGTGTTTTCCGCTTTGGAGCAACGTGCAGAAGCTCTGCTCGCCAAACAGATCATTCAGGTGGCCGGCGCGCAAGTGGGGCTGGAGCAGGCGTTGGCCAAGCCAAACTTCGATGGCGTGGGCGGCTATAAGCGATCGAAGAATTACGACACCATCCTGTGGGGGTTCCAAGTGCCGCTCCCGTTTTTCAATCGCAACGAAGGCAACATTGCCAGTGCGACGGCAGAAGACCGGCTGGCGCGCAATGCGCTCGTGGCAACCGAAGCACTGATTAAAACAGAGTATGAGGGGGCTTTGCGCGAACTGGAGTTGCGCAAGACGCAGCTGGTCCAGATGGTGGAGCCCTTGCGGGGGCGGGCTCGCGAGACGGCAACGATCGCACGATCTGCATACCGGTTGGGGGGAGCGGATCTGCTGCGCCTGCTCGATGCACAACGGCAGGTATTTGAGACCGAGCAACTTTATCTCGATGCCTTGATCGCACTTCGTCAGGCCGAGGCGAACTTACAATCCGTGACCGGAGTTCTACAGTGAAATACGCTAGCGCCCTGCTTCTGCTCTTTGTCTGCGGCTGCTCGAAGGAAGCGCCGAAGCCCGCCGCCGCCGCGCCCTCTTCTTCCGTCGACCTGTCTCCTACAGCGATGAAGAACGCAAGTGTAGAAGTGGTGCCGGCGCGGCTCGTCAAACTGGATCGAGTGATTGAGGCTCCGGGCAAACTCACCTGGAACGAGGATTTGACGGTGTCTGTCGGTGCGATTGCGACGGGCAAGATTGTTCATGTGTATTCCCGTGTTGGAGACACTGTGAAAAATCAGCAGGTTCTCGCCCGCATGCATACGCACGATGTCCACGATACGAAAGCACTCTTGCGCCAGGCCAACGCCGAGAAAGCGAGGGCCTTCAGCGCTCTGGAGCAGGCCAAGCGAAATGAAGATCGCATGCGACGGCTGCTCGAATTGAAATCCATTTCTCAGTCTCAACTGGAACAGGCGACCATCGATCGAAAGTTTGCCGAGGCTGCCTTGCTAAAAGCCCATGCGGACGTGGACAAGGAGATCCAACACCTGGAGGAGACCTTGGAGATCTCGGCGGGCGTGAAAGAGGATGAAGAGCACGATCACAAACACAATGAGGATGAGGAACTGGTTCCGGTGAAGGCCAGCGCCAGCGGTGTGGTGGTGAGCCGCAAGATCAGCCCCGGTGCGGTCGTGAATCTGGGCGACGAGACGTTTACGATTACCGACAACTCCTCGCTCTGGTGCATTGCGAATTTTCCGGAATCGTCTCTGAGCAGTTTGCGGAATGGGATGAATCTCGAGGTAGAAGTCCGCGCCTTTCCGGGCCGCAACTTCCCGGCGCGCATCACGCGGCTGGGCGATACTCTCGATCCCAACACTCGTACCTTGATGGTGCGGGCGGAGATCAAGAGCCAGGGCGTGTTGAAGCCGGAGATGTTGACGATGGTCCGGCTGCGGGTGGCTGGAGTGCCGGCGATCGTCATCCCCGAGTCCGCCGTGCAGAATGTGGAGGGGAAGCAGACCGTTTTTGTGGAAACGGCATCGGGCAAGTTTCTCCCTCGCGTGGTCGAAGTACAGATTCAGGACGGACAGGCGATTGTCGCCACAGGGTTGAAAGAGGGCGAGCGCGTTGCCTCAAACGGCAGCTACTTCCTGAAGAGTCAACTGCTCCGCGAGGCCATCCAGTAGCCGATGCTCTCCGCACTCATTCGGGCTTGTTTCGACAATCGCTGGCTGGTTCTTATCGCGCTGGTTCTCGTGTCGGGTGCGGGACTCTACGTTGTCTCGGACCTGCAAGTCGATGCCTTTCCCGACCTGACGAATAATCAGGTGACGGTCATCACCGAGGCTGGCCCGATGTCGCCGCGCGATGTGGAACAGTTGGTGACCTATCCGATTGAGACCGCCTTGATGGGCGTTCCCAAGATGATGGAACTGCGCTCGATCTCAAAGCTTGGTCTGTCGCTCATTACGGTTGTGATGGATGACAGCGTCGATCGTTACTTTGCGCGGCAGCTCTTGAATGAGCGCTTGCGCGAAGTGCGCTCCCGGCTGCCGCAGGGCGTCGAGCCGGTGCTGGGGCCTGTCGCGACCGCTTTCGGTGAAATTTACCAATACACGATTGAGGGCGGCGATCTGTCGCTGCTGGATCGCAAGACCTTTCAGGATTGGGTGATTCGTCCGCAGTTGCGGACGGTGCCTGGTATTAACGAAGTGAATTCCTGGGGCGGCTATTCAAAGCAATACACGGTGGAGGTGGACCCGCAGGCGCTCGCCCGCTATGGCTTAACCGTGCGCGATGTTCTGTCGCGGCTCTCTTTGAGCAATGCGAATTTTGGCGGTGGCTTCATTGAGCATCAGGCGGAGCAGTACAACGTGCTGGGCATGGGACGTTTTCAATCGCCGTCGGACATTGAGAAGGTGGTCCTGATCGAACGCGGCGGTACGCCGGTGAAGGTCTCCGATGTGGCTGTGATCCGCGTCGAAGGTGCTTTGCGGCAGGGTGCGGTGCTGCGCAATACGCAGGAGACGGTTTGTGGCATGGCGATCATGCTGCGCGGCGAGAATTCACAGGACGTCATCGAAAGAGTGAAGAAGCGTCTGACCGCACTGCCGCTGCCGGCAGGTGTCAAGCTGGTGCCGTTCTACGACCAGAGCGATGTGATCGCGATTACGATCGAGACCGTCAAACGCAATTTGCTCGAGGCCGGGCTGTTGGTCTCCGTCATACTCTTTCTCTTCCTGGGAGATCTGCGCTCGGCGTTGATTGTCGCCTCGGTGATTCCCTTTGCGATGCTGTTCGGCTTTATGGGAATGGCTTTCTGGGGGGTGAGCGCAAACCTGATGAGCCTGGGGGCGATCGACTTTGGAATGATCGTCGATGGCGCCGTAGTGATGATGGAGAACATCATCCGCCGCCTGCATCTCGACCATGGCGCCAGACCCCGGGCCGAGGTGATCCGCGAATCCGCACAGGAAGTCGCGAAGCCCATCCTGTTTGGCGTGCTGATCATCATGGCGGTGTATCTTCCGATTCTCTTTCTCCAGGATCTGGAAGGCCGCATGTTCCGGCCGATGGCGATCTCGGTGGTGTCTGCGCTCTTTGGCTCTTTGCTGCTTGCGCTCTTTGCCGTGCCGGTGTTGGCGAGCCTGCTGTTGGGGAAGAAGGTGGAAGAAAAAGAGCCAGCGTGGTTTCTGGCAATCCAACGGATGTACCGGAGTTCTCTGCGTGGCGCGATTCGCTTCCGGTGGGGCACTGTGGCCCTGGCACTGCTGGTCCTCTCGGGTGCGTTCACAAGCATCGCCTTTCTGGGAAGCGAGTTCATGCCCCGCCTTGATGAGGGCATGATCGTTGTCCAGACCAAGAAACTGCCGGGCATTAGCGTTCCGCTCTCCGTGGACGCCAGCCGGCAGGTGGAGCGCATTCTG is part of the Bryobacter aggregatus MPL3 genome and encodes:
- a CDS encoding TolC family protein, whose protein sequence is MKQVLAGFVFTLVAFSPCAKSITLEEALREALASHPLLAVGSNRIESAMGKLQQAGVRPNPLLIYQSEDFRTWGTPGHRFWQDADHFFYLQQTFETASKRARRQDLALANQHRAETELTLQKQVIATKVRAAYWDAVGARQRELMYQAAIAGFDEITEFHRNQVREGAMAEADLLRVQLEEQKLLLLANGATIDTQRQLIRLQREMGRGEISLITLDTPIETGVRGVEQMTVFSALEQRAEALLAKQIIQVAGAQVGLEQALAKPNFDGVGGYKRSKNYDTILWGFQVPLPFFNRNEGNIASATAEDRLARNALVATEALIKTEYEGALRELELRKTQLVQMVEPLRGRARETATIARSAYRLGGADLLRLLDAQRQVFETEQLYLDALIALRQAEANLQSVTGVLQ
- a CDS encoding efflux RND transporter periplasmic adaptor subunit, with the protein product MKYASALLLLFVCGCSKEAPKPAAAAPSSSVDLSPTAMKNASVEVVPARLVKLDRVIEAPGKLTWNEDLTVSVGAIATGKIVHVYSRVGDTVKNQQVLARMHTHDVHDTKALLRQANAEKARAFSALEQAKRNEDRMRRLLELKSISQSQLEQATIDRKFAEAALLKAHADVDKEIQHLEETLEISAGVKEDEEHDHKHNEDEELVPVKASASGVVVSRKISPGAVVNLGDETFTITDNSSLWCIANFPESSLSSLRNGMNLEVEVRAFPGRNFPARITRLGDTLDPNTRTLMVRAEIKSQGVLKPEMLTMVRLRVAGVPAIVIPESAVQNVEGKQTVFVETASGKFLPRVVEVQIQDGQAIVATGLKEGERVASNGSYFLKSQLLREAIQ
- a CDS encoding efflux RND transporter permease subunit — its product is MLSALIRACFDNRWLVLIALVLVSGAGLYVVSDLQVDAFPDLTNNQVTVITEAGPMSPRDVEQLVTYPIETALMGVPKMMELRSISKLGLSLITVVMDDSVDRYFARQLLNERLREVRSRLPQGVEPVLGPVATAFGEIYQYTIEGGDLSLLDRKTFQDWVIRPQLRTVPGINEVNSWGGYSKQYTVEVDPQALARYGLTVRDVLSRLSLSNANFGGGFIEHQAEQYNVLGMGRFQSPSDIEKVVLIERGGTPVKVSDVAVIRVEGALRQGAVLRNTQETVCGMAIMLRGENSQDVIERVKKRLTALPLPAGVKLVPFYDQSDVIAITIETVKRNLLEAGLLVSVILFLFLGDLRSALIVASVIPFAMLFGFMGMAFWGVSANLMSLGAIDFGMIVDGAVVMMENIIRRLHLDHGARPRAEVIRESAQEVAKPILFGVLIIMAVYLPILFLQDLEGRMFRPMAISVVSALFGSLLLALFAVPVLASLLLGKKVEEKEPAWFLAIQRMYRSSLRGAIRFRWGTVALALLVLSGAFTSIAFLGSEFMPRLDEGMIVVQTKKLPGISVPLSVDASRQVERILLSFPEVASVTTKLGRPDVATEAMGVYEADVYVNLKAEKRWLKPHEREQLIEAMDKALQEMPGMEFNFTMPMAMRLEETVSGVKADVALKIFGEDTSTLERLAAQAEKALTGLNGIADLQTEVITGVAEMRVTPDRNALARYGLTIEDLQSAVDATSGGIPVSEFVEGQRRFPIMLRYPANYRADIGKIGDIFVKAPAGEQVWLRDVAKIEEGRGAEIIQRENGMKRIVTQFNVRGRDLGSVVADAQAKLKQAVQFPAGYTVEWGGQFENQARATRRLALVLPLSVLLILSLLYATFRSLSQSLLIFCAVPFSAIGGIGMLWLRGMNLNLSAAVGFIALFGVAVLNGIVMVTTINQLRDVEEGAVQRLRPVLMTALVAAFGFLPMAFSTMPGSEVQRPLASVVVGGLFSATLLTLYLLPVLYQLFISVKTPAQED